ATTTAGTTGCCTTTCTGCGAAGGTCTCACCTTCACTCGACTCAGTTTAATACACTGGCGTGTATACAACGACTTGCTTGTTTCTCACGTCATTACATGGCGCAGACAGCAGGATTGCTATGCTGTGTGCTATCGACGGGTCGGACCCAACGGTCATCGATCCCGTTTTAGAAAAGGTGAAAGCTGCCGCCGCCACCGATCCCGTCATGAAGGAGCTTCGCGAAGTGATCCTCAGCGGTTTTCCGAACGAGAAGTGCAACCTTTCGCTCGCTCTTCGACCCTTTTGGCGTGTTCGACATCATCTAGCCGTCGACGGAGAAGATGGGATGATTGTCATGGGAGCTCGAGTCGTCATTCCGAAGGCGCTGCAAGGCGATTTACTGCGCGACCTACTAAAAATGCACCAAGGCACCACCAAACTGCGGCAACGGGCACGACTTTCCGTCTTTTGGCCCAACATGGACGCTGAAATTGTAAATCTCGCCGGCGCATGCGAGGAATGCACTTCTAGCCTTCCATCACACCCGCCGGAACCTCTTCGACCTCACGAGCCAGCTTCGCGACCCTTTGAGCAGATTCATGCAGATCTCTGCCAACTCAACGGTCGTCATTTTCTCATCCAAGTCGATGCATTCAGCGGCTGGCCTCATGTCGTCTATTTTCCGGACGCCCACATTTCCGCCAAGAAAGTCATCAATGCTGTCCGGGAGCTATTCATCAACGTCGGTGTACCGGTCAAATACTGGTCAGATGGCGGCCCTCAATTCCCTGCAGCGGAATTTAAGCAATTTTTAAAGGAATGGGGAGTCTCACTCGGAGTGTCGTCTCCTCATTTTCCCCAGTCTAACGGCGTCGCGGAAGCCGGAGTGAAATCCATGAAGAAGCTGATCGCCGGATCATTCACCTCCGGATCGTTCGACGTCAACAAATTTGGACAGTCGCTACTTCTCTTCCGCAACACCGCCGTATCTGGTGGTCGTTCACCAGCTCAAGTCGTCTTCAATCGCCCCATGCGCGACTGCCTCCCAGCCCACCGCCGTTCGTTCGCTGCCGAGTGGCAGAAAGACGCCGACGTCCTCGAAAAAAGGGCAAGACGCGCGAAGGAGCTGAGGACAGAACATTTCAATCGCCGAGCACATCCCTTACCGCCCCTCCAGGTCGGCAACGCAGTCCTGATCCAGCACCCAATCTCAAAATGCTGGTCTACTCCCGGCGTCATCACCGAAGTCGGACCGAATCGTGACTATTTAGTCAAAACTCCCGCTGGACGTGTGTTCCGGCGAAACCGGCGCTTCCTACGTCGTCGAGTTCCAGTAATGCCTGCAGCCGTCACGCCGCCAACAGTACCCGCGACACCCGCCCCAGCCATCCCTGGGCAAGCTGTCGTCCCGTGCCCAGCACCCGACCCCGCTCCAGTCAACCAAGGCGAAGAAGACCCCCCTCCGCGACGTTCAGCGCGGGTCCCGAAGCCATCATCATTGTATCCCCCTCATACGTGGTCGAAATAATGCTGTGTGTTAGACATTAAGCTATCACCTTATTTCCCTTGTCTATTACGGCTTAAttgtctgaaaaaaaaaaaaaaaaaaaaaaaaaagggacgtgTAATGTGTTGCAACCCCGCACCCTTCCGTCTTACCCCCGCAGCTCTGTTTCACCCCTCAGTCGCCATTTAGTTGCCTTTCTGCGAAGGTCTCACCTTCACTCGACTCAGTTTAATACACTGGCGTGTATACAACGACTTGCTTGTTTCTCACGTCATTACATTACACAGCAAACTCATTGACAGCGCGGAAAAGACGTCATCAGAAATTGCCGCTAACAccaacttggtgaaagattcacgtcagagtctacgtgaaatggatcagaagatcaaagaggttaacttggacctaaatgctcagattgaaggtctaaaaacgacgatggaagtcaacaagatccatctgagaacgatacaagagcaagttctggaccaggagacacgccttccaaaacgatcacagtcattcgctgctacacaagacatccctgctcgggcgtccttaaagtcaattgaggccacaGTAATGCACCGAAGAGACTTGTCCAATCGTTACGTTCCAGCCGGTACCTCTGCACAGGATCCTACCCAAAGACCCTTGCccatcatgccttcaacctgcaatccatgcccaccccctggggacgatacgtcttcggagagttcggacacgacccctgaacctccacctgccgctggcccttccaatcatcctcatggcggctgctgtagtcgtccaagtactccgaccttcacgatccagccgtttgatggaaatccgaagaactacgcccggtttaaggctaaatttcgagccttatacgaacaagaatacaacggttctcctgccctactgttcatgttggaagagctgctgtcgaaggaggtccggaatgagatcggcgagtgcctcgcagatgaggctatgtactccgtggtgtgggaacgactcgatgcagtttacggccgcaccgaagtcatggatcaaacgtacctcgacgaccttctgcagattccacctttgaagagccaagatgcggcgagcctcaagacttttgcaaaccggttgcatggagcagtggtgacgctgtcacaatcaagatatgcccacgagcttcatagccgtactactctgatggccatggaagtaaagctgacgacgtaccttaaagagaagtggaatgaaaaacgaaagagaaccggtgcagagctgaacgttctggacctggacgactgggtaactgtaaaatccatgagcaagcaacatggtaaaaacgtatttgagtccttgcctacgtcgacgtccaaagtacggtttgatgagaagaagcctgtcaagaaacagaacgctgctcacacgtcgaccattggacacgtttcgacagaagaaGGCTCTAAATCAACGGCGTCGTCACCTCCGGAGGCTGCTC
This sequence is a window from Daphnia magna isolate NIES linkage group LG7, ASM2063170v1.1, whole genome shotgun sequence. Protein-coding genes within it:
- the LOC116922105 gene encoding uncharacterized protein K02A2.6 — encoded protein: MIVMGARVVIPKALQGDLLRDLLKMHQGTTKLRQRARLSVFWPNMDAEIVNLAGACEECTSSLPSHPPEPLRPHEPASRPFEQIHADLCQLNGRHFLIQVDAFSGWPHVVYFPDAHISAKKVINAVRELFINVGVPVKYWSDGGPQFPAAEFKQFLKEWGVSLGVSSPHFPQSNGVAEAGVKSMKKLIAGSFTSGSFDVNKFGQSLLLFRNTAVSGGRSPAQVVFNRPMRDCLPAHRRSFAAEWQKDADVLEKRARRAKELRTEHFNRRAHPLPPLQVGNAVLIQHPISKCWSTPGVITEVGPNRDYLVKTPAGRVFRRNRRFLRRRVPVMPAAVTPPTVPATPAPAIPGQAVVPCPAPDPAPVNQGEEDPPPRRSARVPKPSSLYPPHTWSK